The following are encoded together in the Zingiber officinale cultivar Zhangliang chromosome 8A, Zo_v1.1, whole genome shotgun sequence genome:
- the LOC122010001 gene encoding amino acid permease 4-like isoform X2: MQKMPDIGTANYYHQAALEQGLPQEPSKCFDDDGRLKRTGTVWTASAHIITAVIGSGVLSLAWAIGQLGWVAGPAVMLLFSFVTYYTSALLGDCYRSGDPISGKRNYTYMDAVQANLNGFKVKVCGYLQYLNIVGVAIGYTIAASISMVAVKRSNCFHKNGDDSPCQVSNNPYMIIFAIVEILFSQIPDFDQIWWLSIVAAIMSFTYSAIGLSLGIVQVIKNGGIRGSLTGISIGTVSEMDKIWRSFQAFGDIAFAYSYSIILIEIQDTIKAPPPSEAKVMKKATLISVLTTTIFYMLCGCMGYAAFGDMAPGNLLTGFGFYNPYWLLDIANVAIVIHLVGAYQVYCQPLFAFVEQWAVRAWPKSRFVTAELEIPMPGDRSPYKFNLFRTTWRSTFVVATTVVSMLLPFFNDVAGLLGAVGFWPLTVYFPVEMYIVQKKVERWSTRWVCLQMLSLACLAITVAAAAGSIAGVVSDLKVYQPFKAR, encoded by the exons ATGCAGAAG atGCCTGATATTGGCACCGCAAATTACTATCACCAAGCTGCACTAGAACAAGGCCTGCCACAGGAACCCAGCAAATGCTTCGATGATGATGGGCGGCTCAAGAGAACTG GGACTGTTTGGACTGCAAGTGCACACATCATTACGGCGGTGATTGGTTCCGGCGTCCTCTCCTTGGCCTGGGCAATTGGTCAGCTTGGATGGGTTGCTGGTCCCGCCGTCATGTTACTCTTCTCGTTTGTTACCTACTACACTTCTGCTCTCCTCGGTGACTGCTACCGCTCTGGTGATCCCATCTCTGGAAAGCGGAACTACACCTATATGGATGCTGTCCAAGCTAATCTCA ATGGTTTCAAGGTCAAGGTATGTGGCTACCTGCAGTACCTCAACATCGTAGGTGTTGCGATCGGATACACAATTGCTGCTTCCATTAGCATGGT GGCAGTCAAGAGGTCCAACTGTTTCCACAAAAATGGGGATGACAGCCCATGCCAAGTGAGCAACAATCCTTACATGATCATCTTTGCGATCGTTGAGATCCTCTTCTCTCAGATTCCAGACTTCGACCAGATTTGGTGGCTCTCCATCGTCGCTGCCATCATGTCCTTCACCTACTCCGCCATCGGACTCAGTCTCGGCATCGTCCAAGTTATCA AAAATGGAGGCATCAGAGGAAGTCTCACTGGGATCAGCATCGGCACTGTAAGCGAGATGGACAAGATATGGCGCAGCTTTCAAGCCTTCGGCGACATCGCATTCGCTTACTCCTACTCCATCATCCTGATCGAGATACAG GACACAATTAAAGCCCCACCGCCGTCGGAGGCGAAGGTGATGAAGAAAGCGACCCTCATCAGCGTGCTCACCACTACGATCTTCTACATGCTCTGTGGGTGCATGGGCTACGCCGCCTTCGGTGACATGGCGCCAGGGAACCTGCTCACCGGCTTTGGCTTCTACAACCCCTACTGGCTCCTGGACATCGCCAACGTCGCCATCGTCATCCACCTCGTCGGCGCCTACCAGGTCTACTGCCAGCCGCTCTTCGCTTTCGTCGAGCAGTGGGCGGTCCGAGCATGGCCCAAGTCCCGGTTCGTCACAGCCGAGCTCGAGATCCCGATGCCGGGCGACCGATCGCCGTACAAGTTCAATCTATTTAGGACAACGTGGAGGTCGACATTCGTGGTGGCGACGACGGTGGTGTCGATGCTGCTGCCCTTCTTCAACGACGTGGCGGGGCTGCTCGGCGCCGTCGGGTTCTGGCCGCTGACGGTGTACTTCCCGGTGGAGATGTACATCGTGCAGAAGAAAGTGGAGAGGTGGAGCACCAGGTGGGTGTGCCTCCAGATGCTTAGCCTGGCGTGCCTCGCCATCACCGTGGCCGCGGCCGCCGGCTCCATAGCCGGAGTGGTGAGCGACCTCAAGGTCTACCAGCCCTTTAAGGCTAGATAA
- the LOC122010001 gene encoding amino acid permease 4-like isoform X1, with amino-acid sequence MQKMPDIGTANYYHQAALEQGLPQEPSKCFDDDGRLKRTGTVWTASAHIITAVIGSGVLSLAWAIGQLGWVAGPAVMLLFSFVTYYTSALLGDCYRSGDPISGKRNYTYMDAVQANLNGFKVKVCGYLQYLNIVGVAIGYTIAASISMVAVKRSNCFHKNGDDSPCQVSNNPYMIIFAIVEILFSQIPDFDQIWWLSIVAAIMSFTYSAIGLSLGIVQVISKHCTKPSTKNGGIRGSLTGISIGTVSEMDKIWRSFQAFGDIAFAYSYSIILIEIQDTIKAPPPSEAKVMKKATLISVLTTTIFYMLCGCMGYAAFGDMAPGNLLTGFGFYNPYWLLDIANVAIVIHLVGAYQVYCQPLFAFVEQWAVRAWPKSRFVTAELEIPMPGDRSPYKFNLFRTTWRSTFVVATTVVSMLLPFFNDVAGLLGAVGFWPLTVYFPVEMYIVQKKVERWSTRWVCLQMLSLACLAITVAAAAGSIAGVVSDLKVYQPFKAR; translated from the exons ATGCAGAAG atGCCTGATATTGGCACCGCAAATTACTATCACCAAGCTGCACTAGAACAAGGCCTGCCACAGGAACCCAGCAAATGCTTCGATGATGATGGGCGGCTCAAGAGAACTG GGACTGTTTGGACTGCAAGTGCACACATCATTACGGCGGTGATTGGTTCCGGCGTCCTCTCCTTGGCCTGGGCAATTGGTCAGCTTGGATGGGTTGCTGGTCCCGCCGTCATGTTACTCTTCTCGTTTGTTACCTACTACACTTCTGCTCTCCTCGGTGACTGCTACCGCTCTGGTGATCCCATCTCTGGAAAGCGGAACTACACCTATATGGATGCTGTCCAAGCTAATCTCA ATGGTTTCAAGGTCAAGGTATGTGGCTACCTGCAGTACCTCAACATCGTAGGTGTTGCGATCGGATACACAATTGCTGCTTCCATTAGCATGGT GGCAGTCAAGAGGTCCAACTGTTTCCACAAAAATGGGGATGACAGCCCATGCCAAGTGAGCAACAATCCTTACATGATCATCTTTGCGATCGTTGAGATCCTCTTCTCTCAGATTCCAGACTTCGACCAGATTTGGTGGCTCTCCATCGTCGCTGCCATCATGTCCTTCACCTACTCCGCCATCGGACTCAGTCTCGGCATCGTCCAAGTTATCAGTAAACACTGCACCAAGCCATCAACTA AAAATGGAGGCATCAGAGGAAGTCTCACTGGGATCAGCATCGGCACTGTAAGCGAGATGGACAAGATATGGCGCAGCTTTCAAGCCTTCGGCGACATCGCATTCGCTTACTCCTACTCCATCATCCTGATCGAGATACAG GACACAATTAAAGCCCCACCGCCGTCGGAGGCGAAGGTGATGAAGAAAGCGACCCTCATCAGCGTGCTCACCACTACGATCTTCTACATGCTCTGTGGGTGCATGGGCTACGCCGCCTTCGGTGACATGGCGCCAGGGAACCTGCTCACCGGCTTTGGCTTCTACAACCCCTACTGGCTCCTGGACATCGCCAACGTCGCCATCGTCATCCACCTCGTCGGCGCCTACCAGGTCTACTGCCAGCCGCTCTTCGCTTTCGTCGAGCAGTGGGCGGTCCGAGCATGGCCCAAGTCCCGGTTCGTCACAGCCGAGCTCGAGATCCCGATGCCGGGCGACCGATCGCCGTACAAGTTCAATCTATTTAGGACAACGTGGAGGTCGACATTCGTGGTGGCGACGACGGTGGTGTCGATGCTGCTGCCCTTCTTCAACGACGTGGCGGGGCTGCTCGGCGCCGTCGGGTTCTGGCCGCTGACGGTGTACTTCCCGGTGGAGATGTACATCGTGCAGAAGAAAGTGGAGAGGTGGAGCACCAGGTGGGTGTGCCTCCAGATGCTTAGCCTGGCGTGCCTCGCCATCACCGTGGCCGCGGCCGCCGGCTCCATAGCCGGAGTGGTGAGCGACCTCAAGGTCTACCAGCCCTTTAAGGCTAGATAA